Below is a genomic region from Erigeron canadensis isolate Cc75 chromosome 7, C_canadensis_v1, whole genome shotgun sequence.
ACTTACAAAACATTCACAACAAGAAAAATACCCCGTAGATATTAACTTGTCCTCATCAACACTAATGTCGTTCCTACCAATTCAAAGATCTAGATTATGGAAGGATTGTTCCGTCAACGTAATTTTTCAATCGATTCCAACGAGGTTTTTTATCCAATGTATTTCTTTCCGATGTGGGTATATTTCCGTAatatccatttttattttatgaagtACTCGTTTCTAGCGAGGGTTTCTTTACTGGGGTGAGTCTTTTCCGGCATGGGTTTTTTAgcggccaccaccacaacccTCTCCGCCATTGAttctatattttcatttattatcaACAATATCTATATTGATTATGAATATATTGATTGAAACTATAGATTATGGATCCGTTTTagtataatttattgattacGAACATATGGATGTAAACTTTTTTTGCAAAGAGACGAAGTCACATGAGGGATTTATACAGAAACTTTGAAAACATCTTAAGTTTTAATTTATGGGGTATGCTAAATATTTGAGTGTAGGTTTTTCGTTGTTTTATTTGTGCTTGGAATAAACATGTTGGCCGGAGAAAAGGAGTGGAAATTAATGACGAAAATACAAACACTTTAGCGGCAAAAAACTAAGAACATTAGTTGTGAGGACGAAATTACAATATTGCCAATTTTAAGACCTTTTATGCTATTTTTCACTataaagatgaaaagtaaaatCTTTATGGACGAAATttgtaatttacttttttattttttattttttgacaagtgaattttacttTAGAtgcgtatgatgtgtgctaatcgcacaacgaaagggttccgcactaagcggatcttaaatagtctttctcaTCAGACCACCTCCTTAATTGGAAATtaccgtcgaggagaacctagcaaggctcgaactcgagacttTGGAGTAAACTCCTCTAGGGCCccgcatagcaggtttagtgaaacaccccTGGCCACTGTgtttaaatttgtaatttacCTTAATAATTATTACTTCACCCGTGCTACTAAATGTatcttattttgaattttcaaagcctttttttttaaactttgaccttgaatattttaatttgtgttatataatatttaataaaagagATATGAACttattgagttttaaatgtattttttattgttataaatCCCATAAAATCTATACACCTTTATAAAAGGGATTGGATTTAAGTAATAAGAACCTGATATTCCTAATTTGCCTTTGatcttaattcatttttatataccCATCCATACATTAAGACTTAATTACCCTTACAAAACAATCTGACACAAGTACACAACTTGAAACCCTTACTCATTAGTTGCCCCCTCCTCTTTCAACCCCTAAAAAATTTTCACGTCCCCGCTTCAATCCACCATGGTTGTCCAACGGATTTTAATACACCGTTCGTTGGAAGAGAAAGGGGGTGAGGAGAAAGTCATTTTAATTCAATCCAGtcgatttcaaaattttcaatccACCCAATTTCAATCAACCGGTGTTGATGGCGTTGCCGCCCAACGGAATTCAACCGGAATCCAGCATGTTTATTTCAAACCGCAATGGGTTTCTATTATTTGCAATCACCATCCGCAATTAGTAAATATTTgtgattgatatttttttcttaacttcGATTTATGTATTTTCTTAGAACATTTTCAATAATCTTCATCataattattatctttatcCATCCATTGTTATCTTTACATGGATACAGTAACGTTTTAATATTTGATGGCTCAACTCTTTTGTCCTTACAAGTcatttattattgattattgatatatattgtaaatagtTATGTAAGCTCGGTTAATGTGCAGGTAAATCTTCGAATTCTTATGCAGATTTAGATGAGGTCGAATAGGGTAATTTTTCCTTCCCAAGTTCATGAGTAGGGTTTTAAATATTTCAGTTGGGTGATATTTTTAATGGGGGGttataagtttttgatttattttcattttagcaaTCTTATATTCGAGTTGATTCAATGGATGTAGCTTCAACTATCCGTTGGTATcattgttactttttttttttagcaatcTTATATTCGCTTCATACCACTTTTCATTTAGCTATCATGTGGTCTGTCATGTTATACTTTTATTTGTAACCGATCATCTTGCTGACTTTGTGATCATTTCGTTGTttgttaagaaagaaaaaacatgaTTAGAATTGTTTCATGGATTTGATTGTCGTCTTAAATCAAGATTTTGTGTGTAAATTTACGACGTTGTAGGGATTGATTATGCCAGCACTTCTATAATGTTTGATACAACCTCAAATAAAGCTGAAACAACGCCTATTCAATGACCTGCTTATGGAGGAGGTAAGAACTTAACTAAGAATCCACCATACACATTGTATAGTCGCTTTCATGTAGAGTTATCACATagtattaataaacaaaagtaaCTACAGGAGACGCGAGAAGCAATGGAGCAGTCAGAAGTGGGGCTCCTTAAATAAGCGTTGCCCATTGAAGTACGAAAAATTGGAGTTGGCTGAGTTAACTAAGATTAATGGTAATTTTGGTAAATATAGCAAGTATTTGGTcatcataaatatatacaatctGTTAACTTTAAAAACTATATGCATCTATCAACCTATAAAGTTGTATAAATTTATACGCATACTCACATTGTGGCATACACATACTCTAATCAACCTGGATTATGCACCTCAAACGTGGCGTATAAAGAAGTTTTAGATAATGCATAGCTGTTAGAAGGTGCATGGTTTTAAGTACCATCTCATTTTTAATTCTGTTTATAATAGTGAGAATGTCTTGATTCATCTTTTAATGTATTGTTTTTGTCAAGATTTCTTAGATTTATGATCATTTTCGCAATGGGTCTGTCAAACGATGCCTGCTCCAGCTGTTCAGGTTAGAACTTATATTGATCAGAGCTTAATGTTTCGTATTGATAACAAATATGTCATATGCCAAGATAGGTGGAAATTGTATCTGAGCAATATATTAAGAGAAATAAAAACTTGATAAAGAAATGGATAATAAACGAAGACTATGCTAAGATCAGTCACATGACATATGACAAATGGTTGTAAAATTCACTTTGTAGAAGCTTATGTATCTAAGTATTTATCATTGATTGTTTTAGAGTAGAGATGTTTATGCGTATAGTTACTTTAAAGTTGGTGACAATGGTAAGACCGTTAACCAACATATAATAATGGATGTTGTGATATGTTGATTTATGCAGCTATGCAGGTGAACAACTATGCATTAACAATACATTCAAAGCATAGCTCAAGAAAGTAACTCAATGTCTCAAAATGCAGCTCAACGTATATTAATATAGATTGAAAGTTTTCTTTACAATCTTTAAAACATCGGATTGATAACGGTTGGTTAATGTAGAAGATAAGATCTCAATTCATTTTCTACattaattagataaaaattATTAGTCTTATTGCATGTGTAGGTCTACTTTATAGAACACATTTGTTTTTAGTGATAAATCCACGCAACAGGAAACTTACCACCACATTTAACCACCATTTTTTAGAATTACCcctgcaacgcgcggataccGCTCTAgcattatataacacaaatcaaaatgtataaagtcaaagaaaaaaaaaaaaaactgaaaaaacttaaaataaaatacatttagtGGGACAAAagaatattgtatatatatatataaatataataaataacttatCCACCCCCGATATAAAGAATGGAGAACAAATCAATCGAAAACTTTTAAGTCAAATGTATTTAATGAGAAAATTATCTCAAATGACTATTAGTATTAAATTCCaataatacaaaatatttcCTTATGAGGagtaaaaaatatacaaaagaaaGGAACGAAATTAATTAGAGAGAATCATTAGTTTAATTAGAAAGATTAGGAAGGGAAGGTTAAAGTTGGCATAGAAAATAGGCGTAGCTAATTAGTAAGCGATATTAAATGGAAAGTGATCCTTACACAACTTATTTTTTGCCatacacaataaatatatacattacatGGTTGTATTGTACAACTATATAATGCAAATAGTGTTGTATATGGCTAAAAATTATTGTGTAAGGATCATTAATGCATATTAACAAATGTCTGATAAAAaccaattaaaagaaaaaggtgCTAGAAGTCATTGTGTTCACCATGTGTTGGTGTATATTGAATTCTCCCAAgagaaaaaaagtttaatattgACATAAGTTGTATTAGCAAACTATTACGAGGTCAAATCAATAGGTTTTGTGCTACAAAAATAGATACAAATCTTGCGTTAATGTGATATGTTAGAATGTGAGAATATGACTTATGAGAAATAGGAAAAGGCTGAAGCCAATAAAGAAACCATATTCTCAAATTCCTAACATGTCACATTAATGCCACATCTTTTTTCACTTTCAGAATTTACTTGAAATTTCACTCTATCACTAACATAACCATTCTCACCAAATTCTAAACTTATCACTATCACTTTATCGCAacatcatttcatatttttaaaattaactcCAGAACGTTGATAATGAGGTGGTTAAAGTAAGGACTTCAGAATGTGGGCCCCCATCTCTTATCCTCGTCGTCTCCATGGATATATGCCTTAAGGACGACAATGTAAAAGTAAACACGTGGAGAACAGCCAAAACACGACGACCACGATTTGGTGGTAAAACTAGAGGCATGAAAACGACAAGAATTTGGCTCTTAAAACGACTTATTAGCTTAGACCCAAGTGTCCTTTATTTATTGTACTagttaatcaaagctaaaaagttagaattcaaatatattaaatagatataccgaaatcaacttgaaaatttgctagctgaatagtcaCTCAATCAGTCAAAATACTTCTAAAATTTTCCGCCCATTCACCATTGCCCGATAGTGCCCTGCAAATAACAAgaaaaacatggaaaaaactTGTAAGTTCTCttagtgtgtttctatgtatttaatccaattttaaaaaataaaccccaaTCAAACtaaccataagaatcgaataaacatctttgcatacagatcTAGGAAAATTATTCAGAATAAAAAAGGAACCCATCCAAGGACATTCCaaacgtcgatcaaatgattttatcagttaatgcaagaaagatagggaaataaattcttgataaaaaacaaaagagtcgagccaaaaaccttgcaaagtCATCTCCTattgtgttaaatcctaaacataacgtggatcaaagggttttatctaaagatattatttaaaattgatactatgcttttcataagatccgaagtatatctctcatatacaaattaaaatgatgaattgttccactatgctaaataatcatactaaaacattcaacaccatcAGAATATATGTTGCATTTTCCCCTGATAGAATAACAACGGCTAAAAAAtcacaccattaatgagctagtttcgaaacagattcaaaataatagtagtcgatatattaaaataatcataatcttactcatagcaaaattcgactttttatctaaaagcttatagaaagatataatcgtaaatttTAAGTATAAACCATTAATGAGTTAttttcaaaacgatatcaaaataatcaaaatcaatatattaaagtaaccAGAATTCTAAGAGTTAATATATATAGCTTAGAAAtacaaaagttaatatataatatttagcttagttaagtcatatatcacaacttaatcaatacaaaagctaaagaagaaacatacgaaaattaactcaatataaatattgattcaagttgaccctttttttttttccaactttagttaactAAAAAacttacagtttcttatattctaaaagtgtaaactatataatttgaaaaatacataccaattcatcaataaagaccatctcgaacgttttgattttcggGTTGTTCTACACCGAAAcaatccatacatgcacaacacggagtcgtaaatgatgattaacatgtgttggcttaagatcttcaagatgaactaatgtggtcatagtgtttgttgttgaagaaaaagccataacgaacctataatggacaacaaactaaattaaaagaaataataataacaacaacataaGAGtccaatgttaaaaaataataataatgattaattgtgcaaagtatataaaaggaaaaccacttttgtagttgatcgtagcttttttttttttgttgtcgtacgtgagttatattatagattaccaataaaaccgaaaagtgtaaattaattatttttaaattgggtgaaattgtaaattggtgattgaaaaccaaaaagtgtaaattaattatttttaagtgtaaattggtgataaaaaaccaaaaagtataattattatttttaaattgggttaaagtgtaaattggtgattgaaaatcaaaaagtgtcagttaattatttttaaattgggttaaagtgtaaattggtgatggaaaaccaaaaagtgtaaattaattattgcAGATtgaggttaaagtgtaaattagggatagaaaaccaaaaagtgtaaattaatttagattattattaaaaaaattagaggattaataaagaTGAAGGATTAGGATAAAGGtgggggattaggggtgccaaatgTACCtcagaaaaccaaaaagtgtaaattaatttacattattattaaaaaattagaggattaataaagaTGGAGGATTAGGATAAAAAAAGAGATTAGAGGTGccaaatatataacaatatcctcttttagttatattatagatagataccTAGCCACTCCACTAATTGGTGACAGTGAACATTTGTGAATaacaattaacattttttttaaaaaaaaaacacaaaaaaaaagtaattagcCGACTATCTATTTTAAGATAGTttttagaataaacataaaactaagaaaattttaaattgtagTTTTGGAAACACTTATATTACCAATCATCAATAATAGATTGCTTGGTATTTGGAACTCAAAAccttaatgttttgagtttaAGTTTTAGTGTGAGCAAaatcttttaaagaaaaaacttgTCGTTAGCCTCAATTTACAGTTAAAaaatttacttatattaattgGGAGAGTCTCACATAGTCTAGGatctaatataaattaataaaaatatataaaaacttcaAGCATGACAGTCATATACTTCACGTGCGTTACACACGAAGTTGCCCGAATTTTTGTTTCATACATTAGGTTAATTAAGTTTGGATCAATGTtatcatacatatatgtaatttattcatcattaaaaacattacaaaggATTACAGGTTCCGAATTTACTAAACAAGTATTTACATTAAGACTTGAAAGTTTTCATTTCAATTGACcataaacaaaattagaaagCACGTCCTCAAAAAGCACGGAATTTCCAAGGTTAAAATCTTGTTTTAATCTATTATTGTTTGTCAATAGCATATACCCTAATAACTTAATAGATTTTCATTATTCATCAAAAGAAACTGTCAATACATTATTTCAAGTTCACAACTCTTTATATGCTAATTGTGAATCTATAATTTTTATTCCTTAGAATTGAAGATATGGTGACAAGAACATAGGGTTCAAAAGAAGCTGAACTTGATAGATTGGTTATTCGATAACGCATTTATTCAATATCTTGGTATATAGAGGTGGTGTTGCAGACGAGGCCTAGCTAGGGCTTTCAATGGCTTAGCCTTTGCTAAACTTTGAAAGTTTTCCTTGAGATCAATATGTGACTCTTTGATTGGCAACTCCCATGTGAATCCTTGTACAAGTCTAGCCAGTAGCATTATAGTTATAGTAGATCCTAACAACACTCCGGGGCACCCACGTCTACCAGTGCTAAACGATAACATGTGAAGATTATGGTCTGTTAACACTACTTCATTATTACCGTTCATGTGACGATCCGGGTTAAAAGTTAACGGGTCATCCCAAATATCAGGATTCCGTCCTAGCCCAATACGGCTTAGTATCACATGGCTACCCTTTGGAATAAAATATCCTGCAATAGTGGTTTCTTCAATTGACACATGTGGGAGATTGAAAGGTGCAACAGGGTGCAACCGAAAAGCCTCCTTAACACATGCTGTGAGATAATTAAGGTTAGGTATATCCGATTCTTCAACCAATCTATCTTTTCCTACAACATAATCAAGCTCTTGGATTGCTTTGTCGAAAATCCTTGGTTGGTTTATCATTTCTGCCATTGCCCATTCGATTGCATTAGATGGATTGTCAAATGTTGCTAACATAAGTTCCTGCGAcacattaatatattaatcgTCAGCAAATGAAAAAAGTAtccacatacatatatatatgatggttAATTAAGACACCAGTAATTGTGCTTATCTTACAAGGATTTGGGATTTTATATGATCAACAGTCAATCGCGTATTTTGAATGTTGATGAACACGTCAAGCAAGTCCTCTTCTTTAGTCCTAATTCCATCTTTCCATTGTTGTATCCTCTCATCAACCAAATAATCTTGATGCTTCTTTGCAGTACGAATAGCATCCCTCATGATCTTCTCATGCCCATCAAGATCAGTTATCCATCTCAGCCATGGAAAGTAATCCGTCACACTAAAGGcataaagataattaagaatcgTTAAAAGTGCACCAACATGCTCAATCTCTTCTTCACCAGGTCCACCATCCGCATTGCCTTTACCAAAATACCTACTCCCGAAGATGATATTTCTTATGACACTGCTTGAGTAGTGTTCCACTACGGTTCGTACGTTCACAACCCCGTTGGTGGCTGCAATGTTAATATGGCATCGGTTGTAAATGTAcctacaatacacataactttaga
It encodes:
- the LOC122608944 gene encoding valine N-monooxygenase 1-like, which produces MFLFLLTRCYISLPRKPLPPGPKPLPYIGSIIAMLRNKPTFRWIHRMMDEMNTKILCIRLGNVHVIAVSDPKIACEFLKDKDGIFSSRPDCMSAYLTSGGYLTTVLVPMSDHWKKMRKTLAMEILSVAKHKWLQNKRQQESDNLLRYIYNRCHINIAATNGVVNVRTVVEHYSSSVIRNIIFGSRYFGKGNADGGPGEEEIEHVGALLTILNYLYAFSVTDYFPWLRWITDLDGHEKIMRDAIRTAKKHQDYLVDERIQQWKDGIRTKEEDLLDVFINIQNTRLTVDHIKSQILELMLATFDNPSNAIEWAMAEMINQPRIFDKAIQELDYVVGKDRLVEESDIPNLNYLTACVKEAFRLHPVAPFNLPHVSIEETTIAGYFIPKGSHVILSRIGLGRNPDIWDDPLTFNPDRHMNGNNEVVLTDHNLHMLSFSTGRRGCPGVLLGSTITIMLLARLVQGFTWELPIKESHIDLKENFQSLAKAKPLKALARPRLQHHLYIPRY